In one Pseudomonas sp. MM211 genomic region, the following are encoded:
- the thiL gene encoding thiamine-phosphate kinase yields MGEFELIRHYFAAAACARAADGVVLGIGDDCALLEVPAGEQLAVSTDTLVAGVHFPADAAGRLLGQRALAVSASDLAAMGATPLAFTLALTLPDVSPDWLADFTAGLESMASQCGMCLVGGDTTRGPLSLTLTVFGRVPKGQALTRAGARAGDLLCVGGPLGDAAGALPFVLGEREEQEGSAQLLAHYWSPLPQLALGQALRGLATAALDISDGLLADCGHIARASSVALLVEQQRVPLSTALRACAGDETARQLALGGGDDYVLAFTLPAERLDGLRAMGQPVHVIGRVEAGQGVHVQDAEGRAIQPLKSGYQHFGSQRD; encoded by the coding sequence TTGGGCGAGTTCGAGCTGATCCGTCATTACTTCGCTGCTGCCGCCTGCGCGCGGGCGGCCGATGGTGTGGTGCTGGGGATTGGCGACGACTGCGCCCTGCTGGAAGTGCCCGCCGGTGAACAACTGGCGGTGTCCACCGACACCCTGGTCGCTGGCGTGCATTTTCCTGCTGATGCTGCTGGGCGCTTACTGGGCCAGCGCGCGTTGGCCGTCTCCGCCAGTGACCTGGCCGCCATGGGCGCGACGCCTCTAGCCTTTACCCTGGCGCTGACCCTTCCTGATGTTTCCCCTGACTGGCTGGCCGACTTCACGGCCGGGCTGGAAAGCATGGCGAGCCAGTGCGGCATGTGCTTGGTCGGTGGCGATACCACGCGCGGGCCCTTGAGCCTGACCCTGACGGTATTCGGCCGTGTGCCCAAAGGCCAGGCGCTGACCCGCGCCGGTGCGCGCGCTGGCGACCTGCTGTGTGTTGGCGGCCCGCTTGGCGATGCGGCGGGGGCTTTGCCCTTTGTGCTGGGCGAGCGTGAAGAGCAGGAGGGCAGCGCGCAGTTGCTGGCGCACTACTGGTCGCCGCTGCCGCAATTGGCGCTCGGCCAGGCCTTGCGAGGTCTGGCCACGGCGGCGCTGGATATCTCTGACGGCCTGCTCGCCGACTGCGGGCATATCGCCAGAGCATCCAGTGTGGCGTTGCTCGTCGAGCAGCAGCGCGTGCCGTTGTCCACCGCTCTGCGTGCCTGCGCGGGCGACGAAACTGCACGCCAGCTGGCGCTTGGTGGTGGCGATGACTACGTGCTTGCCTTTACTCTGCCTGCCGAGAGGCTGGACGGGCTGCGCGCCATGGGGCAGCCTGTACACGTGATCGGTCGGGTCGAGGCCGGGCAGGGCGTACATGTGCAGGACGCCGAAGGCCGAGCCATCCAGCCGCTGAAAAGCGGCTACCAACATTTCGGATCGCAACGTGACTGA
- a CDS encoding phosphatidylglycerophosphatase A family protein, translating to MTDHPKQVPAEFVPPSVWRNPWHFLAFGFGSGTLPKAPGTWGSMVAVPFIPLWQMLPDWGYWLMLGVTMLFGVWLCGKVAEDLRVHDHEGIVWDEMVGMWITLWLVPEGWGWVLVGFLMFRFFDILKPWPIRWIDRHVHGGFGIMLDDVLAGVFAWLAMQLLVWGWGNGLATSLGFA from the coding sequence GTGACTGATCATCCCAAACAAGTCCCCGCCGAATTCGTGCCGCCCTCAGTGTGGCGCAACCCTTGGCATTTCCTCGCCTTTGGCTTCGGCTCAGGTACTCTGCCGAAAGCGCCTGGCACCTGGGGCTCGATGGTCGCGGTGCCGTTCATCCCGCTGTGGCAGATGTTGCCGGACTGGGGGTACTGGTTGATGCTGGGCGTCACCATGCTGTTCGGTGTCTGGCTGTGCGGCAAGGTGGCCGAAGATCTGCGTGTACACGACCACGAGGGCATCGTCTGGGACGAAATGGTCGGTATGTGGATCACCCTGTGGCTGGTGCCGGAAGGCTGGGGCTGGGTGTTGGTGGGCTTTCTGATGTTCCGCTTTTTCGACATCCTCAAACCGTGGCCCATTCGCTGGATTGACCGGCACGTTCACGGCGGCTTCGGCATCATGCTTGATGATGTGTTGGCGGGTGTTTTCGCCTGGCTGGCCATGCAGTTGCTGGTGTGGGGCTGGGGCAACGGCCTTGCGACCAGCCTGGGTTTCGCCTAA
- the ribBA gene encoding bifunctional 3,4-dihydroxy-2-butanone-4-phosphate synthase/GTP cyclohydrolase II → MALNSIEELVEDIRAGKMVILMDDEDRENEGDLIIASECVTAEHINFMARFARGLICMPMTRERCETLKLPLMAPRNGSGFGTKFTVSIEAAEGVTTGISAADRARTVQAAAAKNAVAEDIVSPGHIFPLMAQPGGVLARAGHTEAACDLARMGGFEPSGVICEIMNDDGTMARRPELEVFAEQHGIKIGTIADLIHYRMLHERTVTRVTEQPLDSEVGQFHLVTYRDSVEGDVHMALTLGTICPEEPTLVRVHNMDPMRDLLMVRQPGRWSLRAAMTEVANAGSGVVLLLGHSLDGDEVLAHIREADGATSKTPSTYSTVGAGSQILRDLGVRKMRLMSAPMKFNAISGFDLEVVEYLPPK, encoded by the coding sequence ATGGCACTCAACAGTATCGAAGAGCTGGTCGAAGACATTCGTGCCGGCAAGATGGTCATCCTCATGGATGACGAAGACCGCGAGAACGAAGGCGACTTGATCATCGCCTCGGAATGCGTGACCGCCGAGCACATCAACTTCATGGCACGCTTCGCCCGTGGCCTGATCTGCATGCCGATGACCCGTGAGCGCTGCGAAACCCTCAAGCTGCCGCTTATGGCGCCGCGCAACGGTTCCGGCTTTGGCACCAAGTTCACCGTCTCCATCGAAGCCGCAGAGGGCGTCACCACCGGCATCTCCGCCGCTGACCGTGCCCGCACCGTGCAGGCTGCTGCTGCGAAGAACGCGGTTGCCGAAGATATCGTCAGCCCCGGCCATATCTTTCCGCTGATGGCCCAGCCCGGTGGCGTGCTGGCGCGTGCCGGCCACACCGAAGCAGCCTGCGACCTGGCGCGCATGGGTGGCTTTGAGCCGAGTGGGGTGATCTGCGAGATCATGAACGACGACGGCACCATGGCTCGTCGCCCAGAGCTGGAAGTGTTCGCCGAACAGCATGGCATCAAGATTGGCACCATCGCCGACCTGATTCACTACCGAATGCTGCACGAGCGCACCGTTACCCGCGTGACCGAGCAGCCGCTGGATAGTGAAGTCGGCCAGTTCCATCTGGTCACCTATCGCGATTCGGTGGAAGGCGACGTGCACATGGCGTTGACCCTGGGCACCATCTGCCCGGAAGAGCCGACCCTGGTGCGCGTACACAACATGGATCCGATGCGCGACCTGCTGATGGTGCGCCAGCCTGGCCGCTGGAGCCTGCGCGCGGCGATGACCGAAGTGGCCAATGCCGGTAGCGGCGTGGTGCTGCTGCTCGGCCATTCGCTGGACGGCGACGAAGTGCTGGCGCATATCCGTGAAGCGGATGGTGCTACCAGCAAGACGCCGAGTACCTACAGCACGGTCGGTGCTGGTTCGCAGATTCTGCGTGACCTCGGTGTGCGCAAGATGCGCCTGATGAGTGCGCCGATGAAGTTCAATGCGATATCCGGTTTCGATCTGGAAGTTGTAGAATACCTGCCCCCGAAATAA
- the nusB gene encoding transcription antitermination factor NusB codes for MSQNDSKPVKKGPSAKVLARRQARTLAMQALYSWHIAGQALNEIEAQFRVDNDFSAVDGAYFHEILHGVPRQKTEIDSAFEPLLDRPLAEIDPVELSILRLSTYELRNRIDVPYRVVINEGIELAKIFGATDGHKFVNGVLDKLAPKLRADEVRDFNSKR; via the coding sequence GTGAGCCAGAACGACAGCAAGCCAGTCAAAAAGGGCCCAAGCGCCAAGGTACTTGCCCGCCGTCAGGCGCGTACGCTGGCCATGCAGGCACTGTACTCCTGGCATATCGCCGGGCAGGCGCTCAACGAGATCGAGGCCCAGTTCCGCGTCGACAACGACTTCAGTGCGGTCGACGGAGCCTACTTCCACGAAATTCTGCATGGCGTGCCGCGTCAGAAGACCGAGATCGACAGCGCGTTCGAGCCCTTGCTCGATCGTCCGTTGGCCGAGATCGACCCGGTCGAGCTGTCCATCCTGCGTCTGTCCACCTACGAGCTGCGTAACCGCATCGACGTGCCGTACCGCGTGGTGATCAACGAAGGCATCGAGCTGGCCAAGATCTTTGGTGCCACCGACGGGCACAAGTTCGTCAATGGCGTGCTGGACAAGCTGGCGCCGAAGCTGCGTGCCGACGAAGTCCGCGACTTCAACAGCAAGCGCTGA
- the ribH gene encoding 6,7-dimethyl-8-ribityllumazine synthase, protein MTLKTIEGNFIAPEGRFALVVGRFNSFVVESLVSGAVDALVRHGVSESDITIIRAPGAFEIPLVAQKVAQRGEYNAIIALGAVIRGGTPHFEYVAGECTKGLAQVSMEFGVPVAFGVLTVDSIEQAIERSGTKAGNKGAEAALSALEMVSLLAQLEAK, encoded by the coding sequence ATGACACTCAAGACTATCGAAGGTAATTTCATCGCTCCCGAGGGTCGCTTCGCCCTGGTGGTCGGCCGCTTCAACAGCTTCGTGGTCGAAAGCCTGGTCAGCGGCGCCGTCGACGCCCTGGTACGCCATGGCGTGAGCGAAAGCGACATCACCATCATCCGTGCGCCAGGTGCCTTCGAAATTCCGCTGGTTGCCCAGAAAGTCGCCCAGCGCGGCGAGTACAACGCGATCATCGCCCTCGGCGCAGTGATCCGTGGCGGCACGCCGCACTTCGAATACGTGGCAGGCGAGTGCACCAAGGGCCTGGCCCAGGTATCCATGGAGTTTGGCGTACCAGTCGCTTTCGGCGTGCTGACTGTCGACTCCATCGAGCAAGCCATCGAGCGTTCCGGCACCAAGGCCGGCAACAAGGGCGCTGAAGCTGCCTTGTCTGCTCTGGAAATGGTCAGCCTGCTGGCACAGTTGGAGGCCAAGTGA
- a CDS encoding retropepsin-like aspartic protease family protein — translation MRRLICGMAGLLAAQLTLAAPQVQVVGLFPGAAVISVDGQRKLVRVGQSGPGGVQVVSADSRSAVLRVDGVERSYSLSREYNTDGFVEPQKQTLSIARSNGGHYWAEGAINGRSQQFLVDTGATSVALNETQARRLGIDYRTRGQPIQVNTASGTARGWRITLDKVSVGALQVLGVEAVVLEGASPKEALLGMSYLNRVGWRVENNLLVLESRL, via the coding sequence ATGCGTCGATTGATCTGTGGCATGGCCGGCCTGCTGGCTGCTCAGTTGACTCTGGCTGCACCGCAGGTGCAGGTCGTCGGCCTGTTCCCGGGGGCTGCAGTCATTTCTGTCGATGGCCAGCGCAAGTTGGTGCGTGTGGGCCAGAGTGGGCCGGGGGGCGTGCAGGTGGTAAGCGCCGACAGCCGCAGCGCCGTGTTGCGAGTCGACGGCGTGGAGCGCAGCTACAGCCTGAGCCGTGAATACAACACCGACGGTTTCGTCGAGCCGCAGAAACAGACCCTGAGCATCGCCCGCAGCAATGGTGGTCATTACTGGGCTGAGGGCGCGATCAATGGCCGCTCGCAGCAGTTTCTGGTCGATACCGGCGCTACTTCTGTCGCCCTCAATGAAACCCAGGCCCGTCGTCTTGGCATCGACTACCGCACGCGCGGGCAGCCGATTCAGGTCAATACCGCCAGTGGTACTGCCCGCGGATGGCGCATCACGCTCGACAAGGTGAGTGTCGGCGCGCTGCAGGTGCTGGGCGTTGAAGCCGTGGTGCTGGAAGGCGCATCGCCGAAGGAGGCGCTGCTTGGTATGAGCTATCTCAACCGGGTTGGCTGGCGCGTGGAAAATAACCTGCTGGTGTTGGAGTCACGTCTTTAG
- a CDS encoding ABC transporter substrate-binding protein, whose translation MIHGFWLALLLSLSVCAQASSEVPANIRMASDVWVDRINADGTGLSWDILRLVFEPAGVKLDMQIVPYTRSVGLVQRGEADAWVASYQNEVSGGVVYPTWHYDSDLISALSLASKPLPDQKALSASRLVWMRGYEYQRYIPGLKHYNELLRRGGILPMLAYDHADYYIDAQPEVQEVLAGASDPSKYRVTDLIRLPLYIGFADTQRGRALAKLYDQRMAELVEHDALRPVFERWGQHYPFD comes from the coding sequence ATGATTCACGGTTTCTGGCTGGCTTTACTGTTGTCGTTGAGCGTCTGCGCCCAGGCGAGCAGCGAGGTGCCCGCGAACATCCGCATGGCCAGCGATGTTTGGGTGGATCGCATCAATGCTGACGGCACGGGCCTGTCCTGGGACATCCTGCGCCTGGTATTCGAGCCCGCAGGGGTCAAGCTGGACATGCAGATCGTGCCCTACACCCGTTCAGTCGGCCTTGTGCAGCGTGGTGAGGCGGATGCCTGGGTGGCGTCCTACCAGAACGAGGTCAGCGGCGGTGTGGTGTACCCGACTTGGCACTACGACTCGGATTTGATCAGCGCCCTGAGCCTGGCCAGCAAGCCCCTGCCGGATCAGAAAGCGCTCTCCGCTTCGCGTCTGGTGTGGATGCGCGGTTACGAGTACCAGCGCTACATTCCTGGCCTCAAACACTACAACGAACTGCTGCGCCGTGGCGGCATCTTGCCGATGCTTGCCTACGATCATGCCGACTACTACATCGATGCCCAGCCCGAGGTTCAGGAGGTGCTTGCGGGTGCTTCCGACCCGTCGAAGTACCGGGTCACCGACCTGATTCGTTTGCCGCTGTACATCGGCTTTGCCGATACCCAGCGCGGCCGCGCACTGGCGAAGCTGTATGACCAGCGTATGGCCGAACTCGTTGAGCACGACGCGTTGCGTCCGGTCTTCGAGCGCTGGGGCCAACACTACCCCTTCGATTAG